The Exiguobacterium acetylicum genome includes a window with the following:
- a CDS encoding LTA synthase family protein, whose translation MQQDANIWSRMRLKMGQGVRSTYKEHKLFWIATLLIWLKTYLAYTLFFNVPVTNSAQAFILLINPISSALFMFGFSFFFRGNVQKWFIYGTLFVATLILYADIIFFRFFNDYLTLPVLFQTSNAETVSASLGSLLNWSDLLIVGDLIILPFFLRKMDMSKNVASRGRAILAFVAAVVVFLGNLTLAETERPELLTRAFDRELLVKNIGTFNFHMYDALIQSKTSAQKALADSSELSEVQSFIDSKHAEPNPAMFGKYKGKNVIVVSFESAQSFAVGLKAPNGQEITPNLNKLIKESHSWDNFYHNTGQGKTADAEFILENSIYPLGRGAAFFTNGENEFRATPEMLKEDGYYSAVFHANNKSFWNRDIVYNSFGVDRFFSETDYDLGNPEDLTEWGLLDDKFFEQSLPMLKDLPRPFYSKFITLTNHYPFEMPKPEHELVPPLETSSTTLNHYVQALAYQDMALGKFIEGLKKDGTWDDTIFMLYGDHYGISTNHNAAMAELMNKDELTPYDVAQLQRVPFVIHLPGQTKGVKHEDVASQIDIKPTLLHLLGQDFKNEVLFGTDLFSKQHKDYALFRDGSVVTDKTVYTQETCYDRKTGEEVKDGELAEMCKQSTKQSEKELGLSDKVIYGDLLRFLQTSK comes from the coding sequence ATGCAGCAAGACGCAAACATCTGGTCGCGAATGCGCCTAAAGATGGGTCAAGGCGTTCGCAGCACCTATAAAGAGCATAAACTCTTTTGGATTGCGACCTTATTGATTTGGTTAAAAACGTATTTAGCGTATACACTTTTCTTCAACGTTCCCGTAACGAACTCTGCGCAAGCATTCATTCTACTAATTAATCCAATTAGTTCAGCGCTCTTCATGTTCGGGTTCAGCTTCTTCTTCCGGGGAAATGTTCAAAAATGGTTCATCTACGGCACATTGTTCGTCGCGACACTCATTTTATATGCGGACATCATCTTCTTCCGCTTCTTTAATGACTACCTGACGTTGCCGGTATTGTTCCAAACGTCGAATGCAGAAACCGTTTCTGCATCACTCGGATCACTCTTGAACTGGTCTGATTTACTAATCGTTGGTGACTTGATCATCTTACCGTTCTTCTTACGGAAAATGGACATGTCAAAAAATGTTGCGTCACGTGGACGCGCGATTCTCGCATTCGTTGCAGCAGTTGTCGTTTTCCTTGGAAACTTAACACTTGCTGAGACAGAACGTCCAGAATTGCTCACACGTGCCTTTGACCGAGAGTTGCTTGTCAAAAACATCGGAACATTTAACTTCCATATGTATGACGCCCTCATTCAGTCGAAAACATCCGCTCAAAAAGCACTCGCGGACAGTTCAGAACTGTCAGAAGTTCAGAGCTTCATTGATTCAAAACATGCTGAACCGAATCCGGCTATGTTCGGAAAATATAAAGGAAAGAACGTTATCGTCGTTTCTTTTGAGTCAGCACAATCCTTTGCAGTTGGGTTAAAAGCGCCAAACGGACAAGAGATTACACCAAACCTGAATAAGCTGATCAAGGAATCTCATTCATGGGATAACTTCTATCACAATACAGGACAAGGGAAGACGGCAGATGCTGAGTTCATTCTTGAAAACTCCATCTATCCACTTGGACGCGGTGCAGCCTTCTTTACAAATGGAGAAAACGAATTCCGTGCAACTCCTGAAATGTTGAAAGAAGATGGTTATTACTCAGCTGTTTTCCATGCGAATAATAAATCGTTCTGGAACCGAGACATCGTCTATAACAGCTTTGGTGTCGATCGTTTCTTCTCAGAAACGGATTACGACTTAGGAAATCCAGAAGATTTAACGGAATGGGGCTTGCTCGATGATAAATTCTTTGAACAGTCGCTTCCGATGTTAAAAGATTTACCACGTCCATTCTATTCGAAATTCATCACATTAACGAACCACTATCCATTTGAGATGCCAAAACCAGAACATGAACTCGTACCACCGCTTGAGACGAGTTCTACGACACTGAACCACTACGTTCAGGCACTAGCATATCAAGATATGGCACTCGGTAAATTCATCGAGGGTCTGAAAAAAGATGGTACATGGGATGATACGATTTTCATGCTTTACGGTGACCACTATGGTATCTCGACGAACCATAATGCTGCGATGGCAGAACTCATGAACAAAGATGAGTTGACGCCGTATGATGTCGCACAACTTCAACGTGTGCCGTTCGTGATCCATTTACCGGGTCAAACGAAAGGCGTCAAACATGAAGATGTTGCGAGTCAAATCGATATTAAACCAACATTGCTTCATCTGTTAGGTCAAGACTTCAAGAACGAAGTATTGTTCGGTACCGATCTCTTCTCGAAACAGCATAAGGATTATGCGCTGTTCCGCGATGGCTCTGTCGTAACAGATAAGACGGTTTATACGCAGGAAACGTGTTATGATCGTAAGACAGGTGAAGAAGTGAAAGACGGTGAGCTAGCGGAGATGTGTAAACAATCTACGAAGCAATCTGAGAAAGAATTAGGACTTTCAGATAAAGTCATCTATGGTGATTTGCTCCGTTTCCTTCAAACTTCAAAATAA
- the gcvT gene encoding glycine cleavage system aminomethyltransferase GcvT encodes MSQTTLKRTPLFETVSQTGKMVDFAGFEMPVLFSSIKEEHVAVRENVGMFDVSHMGELFVSGPDALSFLQATLSNDISKIAVGQAQYNVLCQEDGGTVDDLLVYRLAEMDYLLVVNASNIEKDEQHLRQYISGNVTLDNQSDQYSQIAVQGPRAEAVLSGMTSLNLSEIGFFKFQRGTVAGVEMIVSRSGYTGEDGFELYMAAGDAPAVWQALLEQGVVPCGLGARDTLRFEACLPLYGHELSATISPIEAGMGFAVKPQVKSFVGSEVLLQQKEQGAPRRLIGLELLDKGIARQDAPVWHDGEVVGIVTTGTLPPTVGKAIAWALVPAEVAEQEQFEVEVRGKRLAAKRTATPFYRRTK; translated from the coding sequence ATGAGTCAAACGACATTGAAAAGAACACCGTTATTCGAAACGGTTTCGCAAACCGGTAAGATGGTGGACTTTGCAGGTTTTGAAATGCCAGTTTTATTTTCCTCGATTAAAGAAGAGCACGTTGCAGTAAGGGAGAATGTCGGTATGTTCGACGTCTCGCACATGGGTGAACTGTTCGTTAGCGGACCGGATGCTCTTTCGTTTTTACAAGCCACATTATCGAATGATATTTCGAAGATTGCGGTGGGGCAAGCGCAATATAACGTCTTATGCCAAGAAGACGGTGGCACGGTCGATGATTTACTCGTCTATCGTTTAGCAGAAATGGACTATCTTCTTGTCGTCAATGCATCGAACATTGAAAAAGATGAACAACATCTGCGTCAGTATATATCAGGGAACGTCACACTTGATAATCAATCAGATCAATACAGTCAAATCGCTGTCCAAGGACCTCGTGCGGAAGCAGTTCTCTCCGGCATGACGTCACTTAACTTATCAGAAATCGGATTCTTCAAGTTTCAACGGGGAACGGTTGCGGGAGTCGAGATGATCGTCTCGCGTAGCGGTTATACAGGAGAAGATGGGTTCGAGCTTTACATGGCAGCTGGTGACGCACCTGCTGTCTGGCAAGCACTGCTTGAGCAAGGTGTCGTACCGTGCGGACTCGGGGCACGCGACACATTGCGCTTTGAGGCATGTCTTCCGCTTTATGGCCATGAATTATCAGCGACGATTTCACCAATCGAAGCTGGTATGGGCTTTGCCGTCAAACCACAAGTCAAATCGTTCGTTGGTTCTGAAGTCTTGTTGCAACAAAAAGAACAAGGTGCACCACGTCGATTGATTGGTCTTGAACTACTCGATAAAGGGATTGCGCGTCAAGATGCACCGGTTTGGCATGACGGGGAAGTCGTTGGTATCGTGACGACGGGTACATTACCACCGACAGTCGGAAAAGCAATTGCTTGGGCACTCGTTCCAGCAGAAGTAGCGGAACAAGAACAGTTTGAAGTGGAAGTACGCGGCAAACGTCTAGCAGCAAAACGAACAGCGACACCGTTTTATCGTCGCACGAAATAA
- a CDS encoding DUF2759 domain-containing protein: MHLDQPIGWLFFFVALVGVWAVVRSLKKRQMFPLVFAGLTVVLFGWFGIATLIYGGIPS, encoded by the coding sequence ATGCATTTGGATCAACCAATCGGTTGGCTTTTCTTCTTCGTCGCACTCGTCGGCGTTTGGGCCGTCGTTCGTTCACTTAAGAAACGCCAAATGTTTCCACTCGTATTCGCAGGCCTAACTGTCGTCTTATTCGGCTGGTTCGGGATTGCGACATTGATTTACGGCGGTATTCCATCGTAA
- a CDS encoding ATPase, T2SS/T4P/T4SS family, with translation MKEWTTQLMERFESLGATDVHFVPNEACVRIVCRTGDGLCEQEEVELTRYRTLVSHVRYEANLKEQNERIPQSGLYPHGKKGMRVSLLPSRQGDAMSWRFYRSTVSRELALRTLHDQLDLGWLAEQRHGCIIISGSTGAGKTTMLYSLMDAMDEKRIISMEDPVECTVPNVLQLELNEKAGFTATRCFEEILRADPDWIAFGEVRTREAARLTINAALSGHVVLFTLHAGSIDEARLRLRSLGIEESELAVCQRIIHLERKGEDVRCTVRNLQAAIKVGS, from the coding sequence ATGAAGGAATGGACGACACAACTCATGGAACGATTCGAATCACTTGGTGCAACAGATGTTCATTTCGTACCGAATGAAGCTTGCGTCCGAATCGTTTGTCGAACGGGTGACGGTTTGTGTGAACAAGAAGAGGTGGAACTGACGCGTTACCGGACACTTGTCAGTCATGTCCGCTATGAGGCGAACTTAAAGGAACAGAATGAGCGGATTCCGCAAAGTGGTTTGTATCCGCACGGGAAAAAGGGCATGCGCGTCTCGTTGTTGCCGAGTCGACAAGGGGATGCGATGTCGTGGCGTTTTTATCGCTCGACGGTTTCTCGTGAATTGGCATTACGGACGCTACACGATCAACTAGACCTTGGCTGGTTAGCAGAGCAACGGCATGGTTGTATCATCATCTCGGGATCGACGGGTGCGGGAAAAACGACGATGTTATATTCCTTGATGGATGCGATGGATGAAAAACGCATCATCTCAATGGAAGACCCGGTGGAGTGTACGGTACCGAACGTTTTACAACTGGAACTAAATGAAAAGGCTGGATTTACTGCTACGCGATGTTTTGAAGAGATATTACGGGCAGACCCGGACTGGATTGCTTTTGGTGAAGTGCGGACGAGGGAGGCAGCACGTTTGACGATCAATGCCGCACTCAGTGGGCACGTCGTGTTGTTTACCTTACACGCCGGAAGTATTGACGAGGCACGATTACGATTACGTAGTTTAGGTATCGAAGAGTCGGAACTAGCTGTCTGTCAACGGATCATTCATCTCGAACGAAAAGGAGAGGATGTACGCTGTACCGTCAGAAACTTACAAGCCGCGATCAAAGTCGGTTCTTAA
- a CDS encoding competence type IV pilus major pilin ComGC: protein MKQFLKRQDGFTLLEMAAVLLIISLLLLVLIPTMTSGKDQAKGVSCEANIRVIRSEVNLYYAKEKKYPESLQAINRGTADKPNALVCDQETYTYDPKTGELTK, encoded by the coding sequence ATGAAACAATTCTTAAAACGACAGGATGGATTCACCTTACTTGAGATGGCAGCCGTCTTACTGATCATCTCATTGTTGCTACTCGTCTTGATTCCGACGATGACGAGCGGGAAAGATCAAGCGAAAGGTGTCAGTTGCGAGGCGAACATCCGTGTCATTCGGTCAGAAGTTAATTTGTATTATGCGAAGGAGAAGAAGTATCCGGAATCGCTCCAGGCAATCAATCGCGGAACAGCTGATAAACCAAATGCCCTTGTCTGTGATCAGGAGACGTACACCTATGATCCGAAGACCGGCGAACTTACGAAGTGA
- a CDS encoding prepilin-type N-terminal cleavage/methylation domain-containing protein codes for MIRRPANLRSEQGFTLFEMTAVLTIVACLLVLLLPALFEKRPDWIPLEQEVRLMEQDIQTLRLMQYSKQDQALMQFRFRGDGTGYLVLADDRLLWQRTFQNGHTCTVPPSNRIIYFKSYHSIYAATWSCRSATAEYEIKFLLGNYQMAIRKVR; via the coding sequence ATGATCCGAAGACCGGCGAACTTACGAAGTGAGCAAGGATTTACGTTATTTGAGATGACAGCGGTGTTGACGATCGTTGCTTGTTTACTTGTTTTGTTGTTGCCGGCACTGTTTGAGAAACGTCCGGACTGGATCCCGCTCGAACAAGAAGTACGTTTAATGGAACAAGATATACAGACGTTACGATTGATGCAGTACTCGAAACAAGATCAAGCATTGATGCAGTTTCGATTCCGCGGAGATGGGACAGGATATCTTGTCCTCGCAGATGACCGACTGTTATGGCAACGAACGTTTCAAAATGGACATACGTGTACAGTTCCACCATCGAATCGAATCATCTATTTTAAAAGTTATCACTCGATTTATGCAGCAACCTGGTCTTGTCGTTCGGCGACAGCTGAATACGAGATTAAGTTTTTGCTTGGGAACTATCAAATGGCAATTCGGAAAGTGAGGTAA
- a CDS encoding MBL fold metallo-hydrolase — translation MEIVMITSGMASENGYLLFKDKECLVIDPGTEDMRFFDEIESRGATLKAILLTHAHFDHIGGVDMLRRFTEAPVYVHTEEAGWLGNPEWNGSAKFGMPPMRMKPADHLFQPGRLTIGSFSMHVLETPGHSPGSVTFYFKGERIAFGGDLLFQQGVGRTDLYGGDQDVLIRSLDRLIAELPADTTVYPGHGPSTTIRQEMKSNPFL, via the coding sequence ATGGAAATCGTAATGATCACTTCCGGTATGGCATCTGAGAATGGTTATTTGTTATTTAAAGACAAGGAATGTCTCGTCATTGATCCAGGTACAGAAGATATGCGGTTTTTCGATGAAATTGAGAGTCGGGGAGCAACATTAAAAGCCATTTTATTGACGCATGCTCATTTTGACCATATAGGAGGTGTCGATATGTTACGACGCTTCACGGAAGCACCGGTCTATGTCCATACGGAAGAAGCGGGCTGGCTCGGTAATCCAGAATGGAATGGTTCAGCAAAATTCGGTATGCCACCGATGCGGATGAAACCAGCAGATCACTTGTTTCAACCAGGACGGTTGACGATTGGTAGCTTTTCGATGCATGTACTCGAGACACCGGGGCATTCACCAGGAAGTGTGACGTTTTACTTCAAGGGAGAGCGGATCGCGTTCGGAGGAGATCTCTTATTCCAGCAAGGAGTAGGACGGACGGATCTCTATGGTGGAGACCAAGATGTGTTGATACGTTCACTCGATCGACTCATTGCGGAACTACCGGCAGATACGACGGTCTATCCAGGACACGGTCCGAGTACGACGATTCGTCAAGAAATGAAATCGAATCCATTCCTCTGA
- a CDS encoding type II secretion system F family protein gives MLSKGISAKETLLILKRFERHPFSEVVGEMERRLEKGDSFAASLEPLALTNALKRLLFVGEKTERPLLVLRQIVKLLDLETEMRSKFWKMIRYPLVLATSLFLLFFFYALYVFPSLLEMSDPKTLPSFLHLLLHPAAKYILASIPVLLLTSGYLFFRLFPLTRILRLKPLQRLIRLYYSYLFTIEVGSFIDAGFSLEETFRHLEQGQANKKGHLYARLHAKQQAGEPLAEALGEDEIIEAETIGIVHLARESGDLGPLLLEQATLLHESMEEELEKKLLWIEPILYGGLTIMTGTLFLILYYPIQLAIQQLPF, from the coding sequence TTGTTATCAAAAGGCATCTCAGCGAAAGAAACGTTGCTCATTTTAAAACGATTTGAGCGTCACCCGTTCTCTGAAGTAGTCGGGGAAATGGAGCGACGTCTTGAAAAAGGAGACTCCTTCGCAGCGTCGCTTGAACCACTTGCTTTAACAAATGCACTAAAACGACTTCTGTTTGTTGGAGAGAAGACGGAACGACCGTTGCTCGTTCTACGTCAAATCGTGAAACTGCTCGACCTCGAAACGGAAATGCGATCGAAATTTTGGAAGATGATTCGCTATCCGCTTGTTCTAGCGACCAGTCTATTCCTCCTGTTCTTCTTTTACGCCCTCTACGTATTCCCGTCTCTCCTCGAGATGTCGGATCCAAAAACCCTTCCCTCTTTTCTTCATCTGCTTCTTCATCCTGCAGCAAAGTATATACTCGCAAGTATTCCTGTTCTTTTGTTAACCTCTGGCTACCTCTTTTTCCGGCTTTTCCCGTTGACCCGTATTTTACGACTCAAACCACTACAGCGCTTGATTCGTCTCTACTACAGCTATTTATTCACAATTGAAGTGGGGTCATTCATTGATGCTGGTTTCTCACTCGAAGAGACATTTCGTCACCTCGAGCAAGGACAAGCGAATAAAAAAGGTCATCTCTATGCGCGTTTGCATGCTAAACAGCAAGCAGGAGAACCACTTGCTGAAGCGCTTGGTGAAGATGAAATCATCGAAGCCGAGACGATTGGAATCGTCCATTTGGCGCGAGAAAGTGGTGATCTTGGTCCATTGTTACTTGAACAAGCAACACTCTTACATGAATCAATGGAAGAGGAACTAGAGAAGAAATTGCTGTGGATTGAGCCGATTTTATACGGCGGATTGACGATCATGACGGGAACGTTGTTTCTCATCTTGTATTATCCGATTCAGCTGGCGATTCAGCAGCTTCCATTCTAA
- a CDS encoding shikimate kinase, with product MSKVYLIGFMGTGKTVVGHRLSTQYEVDELDERFVQEHGQTITAFFAKHGEAGFRAHESELLKNSKAEVVVTGGGIVEREENRLYMQESGIVVWIDTPFDLIWERIASDPNRPLVTEREQVKQLFERRYSLYAGVSTVRLEGTASIEELTRAIETVLEEKS from the coding sequence ATGAGTAAGGTTTATTTGATTGGGTTTATGGGAACTGGTAAAACAGTCGTCGGACATCGATTAAGCACACAATACGAGGTCGACGAACTAGATGAACGGTTCGTACAGGAACATGGACAAACGATTACTGCTTTTTTCGCCAAGCATGGCGAAGCAGGGTTTCGTGCACATGAAAGCGAATTGTTGAAGAATAGTAAAGCCGAAGTGGTTGTCACAGGTGGCGGAATCGTCGAACGAGAAGAGAACCGACTGTACATGCAGGAGTCCGGAATAGTGGTCTGGATCGATACACCCTTTGATTTGATTTGGGAACGTATCGCCTCTGATCCGAATCGTCCCCTCGTGACAGAACGGGAACAGGTGAAACAATTGTTTGAACGTCGCTATTCCTTATATGCTGGAGTGTCTACTGTTCGACTTGAAGGAACGGCATCAATCGAAGAATTAACGCGTGCGATTGAAACTGTATTGGAGGAGAAGTCATGA
- a CDS encoding Spx/MgsR family RNA polymerase-binding regulatory protein → MTNELVFFTYPSCTSCRKTKSWLKEEHVDVEERHLFRNAPTVDELMELLKLSTDGIESLLATRSQAFKDLGIDIEDMKLSELLRLMSDNPKLLRRPIITDGKQLVIGYDKPGLETLAKRKHRTIAHVS, encoded by the coding sequence ATGACGAATGAGTTAGTCTTTTTCACATACCCAAGCTGTACATCATGTCGTAAAACGAAATCATGGTTAAAAGAGGAACATGTTGATGTAGAGGAACGTCATCTGTTCAGAAATGCTCCAACAGTTGATGAACTCATGGAACTGTTGAAATTATCGACGGATGGGATTGAAAGTTTGCTCGCAACACGCAGTCAAGCCTTCAAGGATCTCGGCATTGATATTGAAGACATGAAACTCAGTGAGTTATTACGCCTCATGAGTGACAATCCGAAATTATTACGCCGCCCAATCATCACTGATGGAAAACAACTTGTTATCGGGTACGATAAACCAGGTCTTGAGACATTGGCGAAGCGTAAACATCGGACAATCGCACACGTATCGTAA
- a CDS encoding DUF2626 family protein: protein MGRMYRVLGFWTGIIAVMAFIGALGGDASSSEHTDSFLVMGFVFLAQTVFFAALGYLRLTEKTYVYIFGAYLTVFFIVFTYWSNFQM, encoded by the coding sequence ATGGGGAGAATGTACCGCGTACTCGGTTTCTGGACTGGTATCATCGCAGTCATGGCATTTATCGGCGCATTGGGTGGCGATGCAAGCTCAAGTGAGCATACGGATTCATTTTTAGTCATGGGCTTCGTCTTCTTAGCACAAACTGTCTTTTTTGCAGCGCTTGGTTACTTGCGTTTAACTGAAAAAACGTATGTCTATATCTTTGGAGCTTACTTAACTGTATTTTTCATCGTCTTTACGTACTGGTCGAACTTCCAGATGTAA
- the gcvPA gene encoding aminomethyl-transferring glycine dehydrogenase subunit GcvPA codes for MDFRYLPMTAEDEQAMLQTIGAASIEDLLADIPASVRDNGTLEEVGIPLPETDLIRTLSKLADQNMNTKQYPSFLGAGIYDHYAPAVVNHMLLRSEFYTAYTPYQPEISQGELQAIFEFQSMICELTGMDVANSSMYDGITALAEAAMLACAHTKKKTIVLSDGVHPEAHDVVRTYANGPGLNVETLSLEQGVTRIDQLDAIEDVACVIVQYPNFYGRVEELQALADATHARGALFIVSANPLALGILEAPGKLGADITIGDCQPFGIPQSFGGPTCGYFTTTKALMRKIPGRLVGQTVDENGKRGFVLTLQAREQHIRRDKATSNICSNQALNALAASIAMSALGKRGIRELATRNLQTAHALKQKLKQAGFTIVDDGPSFNEFVVTLPIDATRASQQLLDHGIIGGLPLGAYDATRQNEMLVCATELRTKEELDQFVTALGGLTHE; via the coding sequence ATGGATTTTCGTTATTTACCAATGACAGCAGAAGATGAGCAGGCGATGTTACAAACGATCGGTGCAGCGTCGATCGAGGATTTACTCGCTGATATCCCGGCATCCGTCCGTGATAACGGTACATTGGAAGAAGTCGGGATTCCACTTCCGGAAACAGACTTGATTCGGACGCTCTCGAAGCTTGCCGACCAAAATATGAATACGAAACAATATCCATCGTTCCTTGGCGCTGGCATCTACGATCACTATGCTCCAGCTGTCGTCAACCACATGTTACTTCGCTCAGAGTTCTACACTGCCTATACACCGTATCAGCCAGAGATTTCGCAAGGGGAATTACAAGCGATTTTTGAATTCCAATCGATGATTTGCGAATTGACAGGCATGGATGTTGCGAACTCGTCGATGTATGACGGGATCACGGCGTTAGCGGAAGCGGCGATGCTCGCTTGTGCTCATACGAAGAAAAAAACGATCGTTCTTTCAGACGGTGTCCATCCGGAAGCGCACGATGTCGTTCGGACGTATGCGAACGGTCCAGGACTAAACGTCGAGACGTTGTCGCTTGAGCAAGGTGTGACACGAATCGATCAACTCGATGCGATTGAAGACGTCGCTTGTGTCATCGTCCAGTATCCGAACTTCTACGGACGCGTCGAAGAATTACAAGCATTGGCAGATGCGACCCATGCACGCGGTGCGCTGTTCATCGTCTCTGCGAATCCACTTGCGCTCGGTATCTTAGAAGCGCCAGGTAAACTTGGTGCAGATATCACGATCGGAGACTGCCAGCCGTTCGGGATTCCACAAAGTTTTGGTGGACCGACGTGTGGTTATTTCACGACGACAAAAGCGTTGATGCGTAAGATTCCGGGTCGTCTCGTTGGACAGACGGTCGACGAGAACGGAAAACGTGGCTTTGTTCTGACGTTACAAGCACGTGAACAACACATTCGTCGCGATAAGGCGACATCTAACATCTGCTCGAACCAAGCGTTGAACGCACTCGCTGCTTCGATCGCGATGAGCGCACTCGGAAAACGGGGAATCCGAGAACTCGCAACACGCAACTTACAAACAGCGCATGCGTTAAAACAAAAGCTGAAACAAGCTGGCTTTACAATCGTTGACGATGGTCCGAGCTTTAATGAATTCGTCGTCACGTTACCAATCGATGCGACACGTGCAAGTCAACAATTGCTCGATCACGGGATCATCGGCGGTTTGCCGCTAGGTGCTTATGACGCAACGCGTCAGAACGAAATGCTCGTTTGTGCAACGGAATTACGGACGAAAGAAGAGTTGGATCAATTCGTGACAGCGTTAGGGGGACTCACACATGAATGA